The window GGCACAGGCTCAGGAGATGAAGGTGGATGCAGCGCTGATGGCGCGGCGCCCCGATCTGGTGGAGCGGGTCGAGGGTGTGGGGCCGTTGCTTCGAGGGGAGGGCGATGGTCTGGGCGCGGCGGTGACACGAGAGGCGTTGGCGCTGGGCGCTGCGCTCTACCGTGCCCGGGGCTGGGCGGGGGTGGAGTGGGGGCGGGTGGAGGGGGCGGTGCGGAGCGTGGAGGTGGTGCGACCGGATCGGTGGTTGGCCGGCGACGGGGTGGCGACCTGGCAGTGGCCCGAGATGTTTGAGGAGGTGCAAAAGGCTCGGCGTTGGGAGGAGGTTGCCCGTGGGGAGGTGGGGCCGCTTCTGACGAGTGTGTGGCTTGAGGAGGTTCTTCCGGCGCATGAGGCGCGCTCGATCTTCGGGGCGTGGCTGGCCGATAGCTACCGGGTTTATGAGGGGCCGGGTGAGGCGGGCCAGGCCCTGGTGTGGCTGACGGCCTGGCGTACACCGCACGAAGCCCGGCAGGTGGCCGGCGCGATGGAGCGGGCGTTGCTGGCCCGGCTGGGGAGTGAGGCGCGTTCGGGGCGGATGCGCGTGGCGGTGCAGGGGCTTAATGTGGCGCTGACGAGCTATGAGAGGGCCCAGGATCCGCAGATTCTCGACGATGAGGTCAAGGCGCTGGCCGGGGCTGCGGTGGCGTTCTTGCCTGAAGAACCGGCGCCGATGTCGTTCGTTCCCACGACCTATGAGCGCTACGTTGAGGCCGCGCAGGATGCGACGTTGGAGGGCTCCACGTGGATCGATCCGGCGGCGGGCTGGCAGATGTCGCTGGCGGCGTTTGAGGGGTGGACGGTGCAGAAAAGCGATGAGGTGCACGTGCGCTGGTTTGCGACCCACGAGGATGGTTCGCTGGTGCAGTGGACGACGGAGCTTGTGGATCCCTCAGGGGCGGTGTTTGGCGGGGAGGAGTATGTTCGTCGGCTCCAACAAGCGTTCGCGAGCTCGGTGGTGGGATCGTCGCCAGAGGTGGTTGTCTCTGCAGAGGACGAGGGGCCACGGGTGTTGCTCTCGGCGGCCGGCGAGGTGGAGGGGGAGACGATCGAGCTGCGGCTATGGCAGTGGGAGCGCGGTGAGGTGATCGTCTCGTACAGCGTACAGGAACCCGAGAGTGGGTTTGGGGAGCGGTTGGGGGAGGCGCAGACAGTGTTAGAGACACTCAAGGTCCACGGGGAGGCGTTGGTGAAGGCGTCGCCGGGTGCCGAAGCTGAGGAGGGCTCCCGGGGCGGGGAGCAGAGTGATGAAGCGCAGGGGATTCTTGAGTTTCGGGTGGAGGAGTGAGGCCGGGTCAGGCTCAGCGGATCGCGTCAAGGCGCAGAATCTGGCGGGAAGCGCGGGTCGGGGCGAATTCGCCCGGGGCGGTGCCTGGTACAAAGAGGTAGGGCTGGCCGGGTTCGCCGGGCCGGGCGCGCAGGCCGGTGTCGGGATCGATGAGGATGGGGTCGAGCTCGATGGTGCGCTCGGGCCACTGGAGGGTGGGGTCTTCGAGGTGGGCGTAGAGCTCGGCCAGGATCGGAAGCGCGGTGCGGCCGCCGTGTTCGCCGCGGCCCAGGGGCTCTGTGTTTTTATCGCTGCCGACCCAGACAACGAAGGTGTGGTGGGGATCGGCGGCGGCGATCCAGGCGTCGAACTCGTTGGTGGTGCCGGTTTTGGCGATGAGGGGCCAGGCGTCGGGGAGTTTGGAGGCGGTACCGCGGGTGGCGACCTGGGTAAGCGCGCTGTGGAGAAGGGCGTTGGCGCGGGGGCCCAGGGCCTGCTCGGGAGGGGTGAGGGGAGCGGCGATGCGGGCCAGGCGCGCCGGCGCGGGGGCTGAGTGGGATGCAAAGTGGCCGCGGTCGTTGATGTGGCCGCTACGCAGGTCGACGATACGATCGATCTGGCGGGTGGAGGCTCTCAGACCGCCTCGGGCGACGCTGGCGTGGGCGCGGGCGATGTCGGGAAGTGTGACGCAACTTGCGCCCAGGGCCAGAGAGGCGGTGGGGTCGAGTTCGGAGCTGACGCCCATCCTGCGGGCGCGGGCGATGAGGGCAGGGGCTCCGAGTCGCTCAAGGAGGTGAAGGGCGGGGATGTTGCGGCTGAAGACAAGCGCGTTCAGCGCGGTGATGGTGCCCTTGAAGTCGGCGTCGGCGTTGCGGGGCTGCCAGCCCCGGGGTTGCCCACGGGTCTCAACGGTGGTGGGGATGTCGCGTAAGGGGGTGGCCAGGGTGAATGTGCCGGAGAGGGCTTCGGCGTAGAGGATGGTTTTAAAGAGGCTTCCGGGCTGGCGGCAGGCGCGGGTGGCGCGGTTAAAGGCGCTGCGATCGATACGGTGGCTGCCCACGCTGGCGACGACGTCACCGCTGATATGGTCGAGGAGCAGCAGGGCGCCTTCGGCGGGGGGGGCGTCAGAAAGCTGCCAGGGCATATCGGGGCCAGGGCGGCGAAGTACGACGAGGTCGCCGGGGTGGAGTAGGCTACGGTAGGCGTATCGGTCGCGAGGGCGCTGGCTGCGAGGCTCGATTCCGCCGAGCCATTGGAGGTTCTCGGCGTTGATGAAGATGTCGGTCTGCGGGGTTTGAAGGAGGATACCATCGCGCTCGACCTCGCGGACGAGCGCCGGGGTTACCCGATTGCCGGCGTTGATTCCACGAAAGAGGTTCGCGGGAGCCGGAGGAGCTGAGCCGGTGTGTGCGTTTTGCTTCAGGCGGGCGGGAGGCGCCCGGAAGCCCTGACGTTGGCCGTGGTCTTCCACGCCGCGTTGCAGCGCCCGGCGCGCCAGGGCCTGGAGGGCGGGGCGATGGGGGGTGATGATGTGTTTGCCTGCCAGGTTCCAGTCGAGCTCGGGGTGGTGGTTTGCGAGATACTGGCGGGCGTCGGCGTCGGCCTCGGGAAGTTGCAGGGCGGTGGATGGGGCGGGTGTGAGGAGCGCGTCCAGGGGCAGGGGGGCGTCGGCTTCGCGTTGGTAGGTGTCCTGATCGATGACGCCAATCTCGTGGAGGCGGCGCAGCACGCGGTTTCGCTTCTGCCTGGCGAGCTCGGGGGAGGCCACCGGGTTGTAGTTGCTGGGGGCGGGCAGGATGCCGGCGAGCATGGCCATCTGGCCCAGGGTGAGGTCGTGGGGGGCTGTGCGGAAGTAGCGGTGGCTTGCAGCGGTGATGCCCCAGGCCTGTTCACCGAAGTAGACGTTGCGAAGGTAGGTCGCGAGGATCTCGGGTTTGGAGTAGTGGGCCTCAAGCTGGCGGGCTAAGAGAAGTTCCTGGACCTTGCGGTGGGTTGTTTTCTGCCGGTCTAAGAAGTGTTTGGCGACCTGCTGAGTGATGGTGCTCGCGCCTTGCACGATGCCGCCAGCGCGCAGGTTGACGAGCGCGGCGCGAGCGATGGAGCGGGGGTTGTAGCCGCGGTGCAGGAAGAAGTCTTCGTCTTCGGCGGCGAGCACGGTGGCGATGAGGAGCGGTGGGAGCTCTTCGTAGGTGAGGGGTTGGGGAGGGGGCTGGGAGGTGAGGGGCCAGCCGTCCGCGGTGGAGCTATGTGTCGGGAGCTCCGGGTGCCAGGCGTTGAGGTCGGGCAGGGGGGGGAGGTTGGCGTGGGCGCGCGCGCTTAGCTGGGAGAGCCAGATGGCGAGTGCGAGGCTGGCGAGCAGGGCCAGGGCCAGGGTGTAGAGAAGGGCGCGTTTAAAGGTTGAGCGCCAGTAGGAGGGGGGGCGCGTCATCAGAAGCTCATGCCGGCACCCAGGCCGATGTTCCAGAGGCGCACGGTTTCAAAGACGCCGTCGTCGCGCAGCTGCCAGAGTCCGCCGTACTGCGCATGGGCGTAGATGGGGCCCCAGACACCCAGACGGCCTTCGGCGACGGTGAGTGCGCCGTTGAGGTCGAAGAGGCCCTCGGTGGCGCTTTCGTGGGCGGGGCCGTCGAGGTGGGCTTTGTAGTAGAAGGCGCCGAGTTGCAGGCGCTTTGTGAGTTGGAGGGCAGCGCGGGTGCGCAGGGCCGCGTTACCCGGGCCCTGAGCGTCTTCAAAGGCGGCGCTCAGGGTGAGGATGCCGGCCAGGCGAGCCTGCACCCAGGCCTGGGCGCCGTGACGGGTGGAGGGCGCGGTGGAGCGGGCCACGCGGAGTTTGGGGCCGGCCAGGCCGGGCTCGGTGGGGGAGAGGGTCTGGAAGCGGGAGACTTCGTAGAGGGGATCGATGTATTCGGGGAGGTAGCGGTCGGAGAGGCGGCGGTACTCGAGGCGCGCGGAGAGCTCGACGGGGTCGGCGATGTTCTGGCGCCAGAGCAGGCCTGCGTGCAGTCCGCTTCCCAGGCCGATGTGGGCGTTGAGGTCGAGGTAGGGGGTGAGGGTGATGCGGGCGCGCTCCAGGAGGTTGAAGCGTAGATCGAGGCCGAGCAGGGTGGTGGGTTGGGAGCTTTCGACCAGGGGCTCTCGGGTGGGGCCGGCCAGGGCGCTGCCGTCGGGGTTGCGCTCAAGGTCGGTCGGAGCGCGGAGGTCGGAGACCAGCGTTGCGCCGAGCTGAAGGCGATCGAGCGCACGGGGGGCGTCTTCGATGAATGTGGTCGGGCGCAGGTGGGCGCGCAGCCCTATGAGGTTGGGGCTGGCGAGGTTGTTGGTCAGAAGTTCAATGCCGGCGCGCTTGAGGTCGAGGTGGGCGCGCAGGCCCAGGCGGTAGTGGTCGGTGGTGATGACGTTGTAGTAGCCGCCGATGATCGTGCCGTTTCCGAGTGAGGCACCGCCGAGCTCACCGAGACGTACATAGAGTGGGTCGTTGAGGGTGCCGTATTCAAGGCGGCGGATGATGCGCAGGTAGTCGGAGAGTTCCAGCCAGTCTTCTTCGCGAAGCAGGGTGTTTTGTTCTGGCGAGCGGTCGGCAAGGCGCAGGCGTAGCGGGACCTGCAGCGCGGCATGGAAGAGTGCGGAGCAGCTGCCACCTTTCTCACAGAGAGGAGCGGGCAGGGGTTTGATGAAGGTCAGTCGCGGGGTGAGGTTGAGGAAGAGGTCTTCGGCGACAGGACCGACACCCACCTCCGCAGAGAGCATCATCATCGCGGCGCTATCATCCTTAGAAGACTCGCCGCTCTCAGCGCTGGCCGGGGCAGAAAGCGCCAGGACGACCAGGCCGGTCAGCAGGGTGAGTAGGTGGCGAGGGGGCAGAGAGCGCATAGGGAGGCCCGGAACGGGGTCATCGATGAAGATCCGGGAGGCAGCCTAGCGCGAGGTCAGGGGCGGGACAACCGGGGCTGTGAGCGGCGGCCTTGTCGGGGGGAGGGGGGATCATTACACTCCGCGCGTTCTCGCGGCCTACAAGGGGCTGCCTACGACCGATGAGCAGAAGATGACGCGAGTCTATACGACGATCGAGGAGGCCGGCGCCGGGCTTAAGCGCTCGGTGGTGACGATTGGCAACTTTGACGGGATGCACCTGGGGCATCAGGCCATCTTTGCGCAGGTTAAGGCGCAGGCTGCAGTGCAGGGGGCGACCTCTGTGGCGATGACCTTTGACCCGCATCCGGTGGCGTTTTTCCGGCCGGAGGCCGCGCCGGCCAAACTCAGTGTTTCGCCGCAGCGTTATGCGCTGATGGGAAGCTACGGGGTGGAGGCGGTGGTGGCGTTGCGCTTTGATCAGGCGCTGGCCTCGATGCGCCCGCAGGCGTTTATTGAAGAGGTACTCGTGGAAGGGCTGGGGGCAGTGGAGGTGGTGGTCGGTGAAGACTTCCGTTTTGGTCATCGCCGCGAGGGGACCACGGCGTTGTTGCGAGAGCAGGGGGAGCGTTTTGGTCTGAAAGTGGTGGTCCCGACGCTTGTGAAGGTGGACGGGGAGGTGGTCAGCTCGACACGGGTGCGGGGGTGCGTGGTCGCCGGCGAGTTGGAGATGGCGCGCAGACTACTGGGCCGTCCTCATCGTTTGATGGGGGAGGTCGTTCACGGGGAGGCGCGGGGGCGCGCGCTGGGGTTTCCGACAGCCAATCTGGCGGTGGCCGAGGGGATGGCGCTGCCGCCTGATGGGGTTTATGCCACGCGACTTGCTGTGGGGGACGCGCATGGGGGCTGGCAGGCGATCACCAATATTGGCACGCGGCCAACCTTCGGGGGCGGGGCGCGCACGGTGGAAACCTTCGTGTTGGAGGAGGGGGTTGGCGAGGAGCTTGATCTCTATGGCGAAGATGTTTCGCTGTCGCTTTACCGCCATGTTCGGCCGGAGATGAGGTTTGAGTCGCCCGCGGCACTTGTCGCGCAAATTCAAGAAGATGTGGCGCAGGTGCGCGCCTATTTTGAGGAGGGCCGTGATGCCTGAGCCTGAGGTTTTGATGCGTTTCGCGTCTGAGGAGCATAGTGTGGCGAGCTGGCGGTCGATGTGGCCGGAGCTACGCCGGGGCACGGCGCTTGAGGTGCACGGAGTGGAGCTTCTTGCCGCGGACGACGAGGGCATTGAGCTCTCGATGGTCATGGGGCCGCATGCCTTGCAGCCCTTCGGGCTCTTGCACGGGGGCATCAGCATGTTGCTGGGAGAGTCGGCGGCGAGCATGCATGCGTGCTGGAAGCTCGACCTGACAAGGCGGGTGCCGGTGGGCATCGAGATCAATGGCTCGCATATGCGCAGCGCGACCGAGGGGGTGATCTTGACGCGGGGGCGAGTGCTGCGAAAGAGCCGCACGTTGATCCATCACGAGGTCGAGATTGTGCAGGCCGAGAGTGGGAAGACGCTCTCGGTGATTCGGGTGACCAATCTCTTTAAGTCGATCGCGTGATCGCTGGTCGCCACGGGGGGAGGGGGTGGGGTGACGCGACGCGACGCATGGGTGCTTGTTCTCTTTGAAGATGTGGCTAAGGTGGCGCGCGGTCTGGCCCTGAACATGGCCCTCGAACGCCGCTCAAAGGAAGGGGCGGCGCGGGGTGTCCCGGGCAGGTCCGATCCGGAGTTGATGTCGAAGTTATGAAACCAGAAGTGGAGACGTTGATGTTGAAGTTGCAGAAGTTGGGAGTCGCGCTGGGAACCGGTTTGTCGGTGATGGCGATGGCAAGCGGGGCGATGGCGCAGGATGCCGATGCGCCGAAGTACGTGGGTCAGGAGCAGCTTGAGGTTGACGAGCAGCCTCAGGGCTTCAGCGGAAGCCTGGGGGTGGAAGCCAGCTTTAACCTGGTGTCCAACCAGAATGTGATCGGTCAGAACGAGGGGACGTCCTTTTTGCTGGGCGGGGCGGTCAACGGTGGGCTCGACTATTTTTCGGGCAAGCACCAGTGGCGCAATACGCTGCTCTACAATACGAGCTGGGCGCGCACGCCTGTGATTCAGGAGTTTGTGAAGAACAACGACAAGCTCGAGATCGAGAGCATTTATAACTACCTGCTCAACGACTGGATCGGGCCTTACGGGCGTGCGAGTGCGGAGACGAGCTGGTTTGCGACGGAGCTCGTGAGCGAGGAGCCCACCGGCTACCTGATCAGCCGGGAGGATGGGAGTGTGGACGGGGAGGTCACCGATCGCCTGCGCGTGGCCGATCCGCTGACGCCGCTCAACCTCTTCCAGTCGGTTGGTGTGGCGCTGGAGCCGGTGCGCAAGGAGGCGATTCGCGCCACGTTGCGCGTGGGCTTTGGTGCACGTGAGGCGTTGGCTGCCGGCGTGCTCGTGGTCCAGGACGACGGTGGAACCTCCGACGTGGAGCTCGTGGAGTTGAGCAACGCCTACCAGGCCGGTGCCGAGGCTTTCATCGGTGTGGAGGGTAAGTTCCCGGAACAGCGTGTGGACTACCGGGTGGGAGCCACAGCGCTGATGCCCTTCTTGAACAACGATGATCAGAACCGCTCCCCCTTTGAGCTGACGCGCATCGGGATGACGGGCAAGGTGCGGGTGGCGATTGTGGATTGGATGGGCCTGACCTACAGCCTGATGGTGCTGAGCGATCCGCAGCTTTTGGATGAGACTCAGGTTCAGAACAGCGTGCTGTTGACCTTCAACTACACGTTGATCGACACCAACGAGGAGTAAGGTTGTGGCGGCAGGCGATGGGGCAGAGTCGAAGGTTGGGGGGGCGCTGAGGCGCTATTTGACGTGGACCTTCATCGCGTGCTGGGGGTGGGCCGGAGCCTTGTTTCTGGCGGGGGTGGAGTACGGCGGGGCGATGAGTCTTATCATCGCCCTGCCTTATATGTTGATTCCGGCGATCGTGGCGATGGTGGTCGATCGTGGTGGGGGTCGGCGAGTGAGGGAGAGTCTGGCGATACGCCTCAAGCTCAACCGGTGGTGGGCCGTGGGGTGGGTTCTTCCGGTGGTGCTGGCATTTGCGGCGCTCTTTGCGGCGCTGCTGATTCCCGGGGTGGGGTTTGATGTGGGCATGGGGGGAATGCTGGAGACGCTGAGCGGAGTGTTGCCGTCCGATGAGATGGCAAAGGCGGAGCAGGCATTGGCGCAATTTCCGCCGCTGCTCTTTTTGTTGATTCAGCTGGTTCAGGGGTTGGTGGCCGGGGCGACGATCAACGCGGTGTTCGCCTTCGGGGAGGAGGCTGGCTGGCGCGGGCTGATGTTGCGGGAGCTGGCGCCGATGGGGTTCTGGAAGAGTGCGTTGGTGATCGGGGCTGTGTGGGGGGTGTGGCATGCGCCATTGATTTTGCAGGGGCACAATTACCCGGAGCATCCGGTGCTGGGGGTAGGGATGATGACGCTGTGGTGCGTGCTGCTCTCTCCGCTCTTCAGCTGGGTGACGGTGAGGGGGGGCTCGGTGTTGGTGGCGGCGCTGATGCACGGGACGCTCAATGCGACCTTTGCGTTTTCGTTTCTGTATCTGGATCGGACGATTCCGCTGGTGACGGGGCTCAACGGGGTTGTGGGGATGGGGGTGTTGGTGGTGGCCAACGTGCTGCTCTGGGTTGTGGGGCGGCCGGAGCTCGATGGCGGGATGTGGGCTCCGGGGGCGGAGGGTGGAGGCCCCGAGGCCGAGTAGGCGTTCTGTGCTGGCGAGAAGTGGAGGTGGGGATGCCGAGTAGCGGATCTCGCTGGCGAGAACGCCAGGTCGGGGTTCCGAGTAGCGGATCTCGCTGGCGAGAACGCCAGGTCGGGGTTCCGAGTAGCAGATCTCGCTGGCGAGAACGCCAGGTCGGGGTTCCGAGTAGCAGATCTCGCTGGCGAGAACGCCAGGTCGGGGTTCCGAGTAGCGGATCTCGCTGGCGAGAAGTGCATATAGGGGTTCCAAACATCACTTCTTGCCGGCGAGAAGTGATGTTTGGAATGTTATGTTTGTGAAGGTCTTGTGCCGAGTCGCGTACTCAGGGGGGAATGTCGAGCGGGTGCCGAGGCGTATCGGCCGCATGGCTTCGCGTGCGAGCGACGCGGGCCGGGATGATGTGCGGCCGTGTCGGAGAAAAGGCAGATGGCGCCGGACCAGGGGAGGTGAGCAGGTCGCGCAATACGGCGTAGGGCGTCGAAGGTACTAGAGTCGACGCTCCATAAACACGGCGTCTTCGTCGTAGCCTTCAGCAGGACGCAGGGGGCGGAACCCCTGCTTTTCCCAGAAAGGGGCGGCGTCTTGCACGGCGACAAGCGTGATCACCTCAAAGCCGTGCGTAGTGGCCGCGTCTACCAGCGAGGCGATGAGCGTCGAGGCGACGCCACGGCCGGAGCAGGCCGGGTCGACGGCGACATCATGCAGGTGCAGCGCGTCAGCGTCGTGGTGACGTTCGGTGAGGATACGACCCAGCCCGGGGCTTTCCTGCGAGGGCCAGGGGTGGGCCAGAAGGTAGCCCGCCAGGCGCCCCGTGTCCTCATCGGCCGGGACACCGAAACAAAACTCCGGGGCCAGCGCGATCTTTGAGAGCAATGCGTCGGTGGGCTCCTGGAGGCCTTCTCCGTAGGCAAGGCACTGAAGTCGGTCGAGCTCGGGGGCGTCGGCTGGCCGGAGCGGACGCGGTGCAATCGTCGATGTCATGGTGATTCTCCTCGCAGATATAGAAACACCGGCCCCATCTCCGGGGCCGGTGTCAGCGGTGGTGAACTCGTCGATGGTATCAGCCCGGGATGGGGGCGCACACCCCGTTGTTGAGGCAGTAGAAGCCGTCCCGGCATTGGTCGTTGGCGGTGCAATTGCAACCGACAGTAGCTCGCAGCTCGTTGTTATCCTCGTTGCACTCGCGGAAGTTGCGCTGGCCGGTGCCGTCATCGTTGATGCGTGCGATGACTTCCACCTGCTGACCGTCGCCGGCCTGAATGGGGGCATCGTACCAGTCGTAGTTAAACTCATGGCGAGCGCCCGGGGCCAGCAGGTCGTCGGAGAGCACGACGTCGATGAGTGTCTCCTGGCCGCCCTCGACCAGATAGAGAGCGACGGGGAGGCCTTCGATCACACCGCGGCTTCCCTGGTTGGCGGCGATGAAGGTCAGGGTGAGGTGATCGTCATTGCAGACGCCACTTCCCTCGCTGACGACGAGATCGGGGGCGTTGAAGAGGCCTTCGCCCTGGACGTTCTGGCGGTAGTTGTTGAGGTAGTCGCGGCTCCAGTTGTCAATGCGTCCGGAGGGGATGGCACCGGGGCGGTTGACGGTGCCCGGGCAGAGGGCGTCGTC of the Lujinxingia sediminis genome contains:
- a CDS encoding transglycosylase domain-containing protein, producing the protein MTRPPSYWRSTFKRALLYTLALALLASLALAIWLSQLSARAHANLPPLPDLNAWHPELPTHSSTADGWPLTSQPPPQPLTYEELPPLLIATVLAAEDEDFFLHRGYNPRSIARAALVNLRAGGIVQGASTITQQVAKHFLDRQKTTHRKVQELLLARQLEAHYSKPEILATYLRNVYFGEQAWGITAASHRYFRTAPHDLTLGQMAMLAGILPAPSNYNPVASPELARQKRNRVLRRLHEIGVIDQDTYQREADAPLPLDALLTPAPSTALQLPEADADARQYLANHHPELDWNLAGKHIITPHRPALQALARRALQRGVEDHGQRQGFRAPPARLKQNAHTGSAPPAPANLFRGINAGNRVTPALVREVERDGILLQTPQTDIFINAENLQWLGGIEPRSQRPRDRYAYRSLLHPGDLVVLRRPGPDMPWQLSDAPPAEGALLLLDHISGDVVASVGSHRIDRSAFNRATRACRQPGSLFKTILYAEALSGTFTLATPLRDIPTTVETRGQPRGWQPRNADADFKGTITALNALVFSRNIPALHLLERLGAPALIARARRMGVSSELDPTASLALGASCVTLPDIARAHASVARGGLRASTRQIDRIVDLRSGHINDRGHFASHSAPAPARLARIAAPLTPPEQALGPRANALLHSALTQVATRGTASKLPDAWPLIAKTGTTNEFDAWIAAADPHHTFVVWVGSDKNTEPLGRGEHGGRTALPILAELYAHLEDPTLQWPERTIELDPILIDPDTGLRARPGEPGQPYLFVPGTAPGEFAPTRASRQILRLDAIR
- a CDS encoding bifunctional riboflavin kinase/FAD synthetase, producing the protein MTRVYTTIEEAGAGLKRSVVTIGNFDGMHLGHQAIFAQVKAQAAVQGATSVAMTFDPHPVAFFRPEAAPAKLSVSPQRYALMGSYGVEAVVALRFDQALASMRPQAFIEEVLVEGLGAVEVVVGEDFRFGHRREGTTALLREQGERFGLKVVVPTLVKVDGEVVSSTRVRGCVVAGELEMARRLLGRPHRLMGEVVHGEARGRALGFPTANLAVAEGMALPPDGVYATRLAVGDAHGGWQAITNIGTRPTFGGGARTVETFVLEEGVGEELDLYGEDVSLSLYRHVRPEMRFESPAALVAQIQEDVAQVRAYFEEGRDA
- a CDS encoding PaaI family thioesterase; protein product: MPEPEVLMRFASEEHSVASWRSMWPELRRGTALEVHGVELLAADDEGIELSMVMGPHALQPFGLLHGGISMLLGESAASMHACWKLDLTRRVPVGIEINGSHMRSATEGVILTRGRVLRKSRTLIHHEVEIVQAESGKTLSVIRVTNLFKSIA
- a CDS encoding DUF3078 domain-containing protein encodes the protein MKPEVETLMLKLQKLGVALGTGLSVMAMASGAMAQDADAPKYVGQEQLEVDEQPQGFSGSLGVEASFNLVSNQNVIGQNEGTSFLLGGAVNGGLDYFSGKHQWRNTLLYNTSWARTPVIQEFVKNNDKLEIESIYNYLLNDWIGPYGRASAETSWFATELVSEEPTGYLISREDGSVDGEVTDRLRVADPLTPLNLFQSVGVALEPVRKEAIRATLRVGFGAREALAAGVLVVQDDGGTSDVELVELSNAYQAGAEAFIGVEGKFPEQRVDYRVGATALMPFLNNDDQNRSPFELTRIGMTGKVRVAIVDWMGLTYSLMVLSDPQLLDETQVQNSVLLTFNYTLIDTNEE
- a CDS encoding CPBP family intramembrane glutamic endopeptidase, whose amino-acid sequence is MTWTFIACWGWAGALFLAGVEYGGAMSLIIALPYMLIPAIVAMVVDRGGGRRVRESLAIRLKLNRWWAVGWVLPVVLAFAALFAALLIPGVGFDVGMGGMLETLSGVLPSDEMAKAEQALAQFPPLLFLLIQLVQGLVAGATINAVFAFGEEAGWRGLMLRELAPMGFWKSALVIGAVWGVWHAPLILQGHNYPEHPVLGVGMMTLWCVLLSPLFSWVTVRGGSVLVAALMHGTLNATFAFSFLYLDRTIPLVTGLNGVVGMGVLVVANVLLWVVGRPELDGGMWAPGAEGGGPEAE
- a CDS encoding GNAT family N-acetyltransferase; amino-acid sequence: MTSTIAPRPLRPADAPELDRLQCLAYGEGLQEPTDALLSKIALAPEFCFGVPADEDTGRLAGYLLAHPWPSQESPGLGRILTERHHDADALHLHDVAVDPACSGRGVASTLIASLVDAATTHGFEVITLVAVQDAAPFWEKQGFRPLRPAEGYDEDAVFMERRL